Genomic segment of Salmo trutta unplaced genomic scaffold, fSalTru1.1, whole genome shotgun sequence:
ACCAGGTCAATGGTTGAGATTCTCCTTTCATTATCTCTCCACCAGGTTAATGGTTGAGATTCTCCTGTCATTATCTCTCCACCAGGTCAATGGTTGAGATTCTCCTGTCATTATCTCTCCACCAGGTCAATGGGTTAATGGTTGAGATTCTCCTGTCATTACCTCTCCACCAGGTCAATGGGTTAATGGTTGAGATTCTCCTGTCATTACCTCTCCACCAGGTCAATGGGTTAATGGTTGAGATTCTCCTGTCATTATCTCTCCACCAGGTTAATGGGTTAATGGTTGAGATTCTCCTGTCATTATCTCTCCACCAGGTCAATGGTTGAGATTCTCCTGTCATTATCTCTCCACCAGGTCAATGGTTGAGATTCTCCTTTCATTATCTCTCCACCAGGTCAATGGGTTAATGGTTGAGATTCTCCTGCCATTATCTCTCCACCAGGTTAATGGGTTAATGGTTGAGATTCTCCTGTCATTACCTCTCCACCAGGTCAATGGATTAATGGTTGAGATTCTCCTGTCATTACCTCCCCACCAGGTCAATGGGTTAATGGTTGAGATTCTCCTGTCATTATCTCTCCACCAGGTTAATGGGTTAATGGTTGAGATTCTCCTGTCATTACCTCTCCACCAGGTCAATGGGTTAATGGTTGAGATTCTCCTGTCATTACCTCTCCACCAGGTCAATGGGTTAATGGTTGAGATTCTCCTGTCATTACCTCTCCACCAGGTCAATGGGTTAATGGTTGAGATTCTCCTGTCATTATCTCTCCACCAGGTCAATGGGTTAATGGTTGAGATTCTCCTGTCATTACCTCTCCACCAGGTCAATGGGTTAATGGTTGAGATTCTCCTGTCATTACCTCTCCACCAGGTCAATGGGTTAATGGTTGAGATTCTCCTGTCATTATCTCTCCACCAGGTCAATGGGTTAATGGTTGAGATTCTCCTGTCATTATCTCTCCACCAGGTCAATGGGTTAATGGTTGAGATTCTCCTGTCATTACCTCTCCACCAGGTCAATGGGTTAATGGTTGAGATTCTCCTGTCATTACCTCTCCACCAGGTCAATGGGTTAATGGTTGAGATTCTCCTGTCATTACCTCTCCACCAGGTCAATGGGTTAATGGTTGAGATTCTCCTGTCATTACCTCTCCACCAGGTCAATGGGTTAATGGTTGAGATTCTCCTGTCATTATCTCTCCACCAGGTCAATGGGTTAATGGTTGAGATTCTCCTGTCATTACCTCTCCACCAGGTCAATGGGTTAATGGTTGAGATTCTCCTGTCATTATCTCTCCACCAGGTCAATGGGTTAATGGTTGAGATTCTCCTGTCATTACCTCTCCACCAGGTCAATGGGTTAATGGTTGAGATTCTCCTGTCATTACCTCTCCACCAGGTCAATGGGTTAATGGTTGAGATTCTCCTGTCATTACCTCTCCACCAGGTCAATGGGTTAATGGTTGAGATTCTCCTGTCATTACCTCTCCACCAGGTCAATGGGTTAATGGTTTAGATTCTCCTGTCATTATCTCTCCACCAGGTCAATGGGTTAATGGTTGAGATTCTCCTGTCATTACCTCTCCACCAGGTCAATGGGTTAATGGTTGAGATTCTCCTGTCATTATCTCTCCACCAGGTTAATGGGTTAATGGTTGAGATTCTCCTGTCATTACCTCTCCACCAGGTCAATGGGTTAATGGTTGAGATTCTCCTGTCATTACCTCTCCACCAGGTCAATGGGTTAATGGTTGAGATTCTCCTGTCATTACCTCTCCACCAGGTCAATGGGTTAATGGTTGAGATTCTCCTGTCATTATCTCTCCACCAGGTTAATGGGTTAATGGTTGAGATTCTCCTGTCATTACCTCTCCACCAGGTCAATGGGTTAATGTTTGAGATTCTCCTGTCATTACCTCTCCACCAGGTCAAGTAAAAATACACTGTTTCTAGTCCTTGGCCGATATCCTAATCTGAcgttggtgcaggtcatgttgttcttcacattgccatctctg
This window contains:
- the LOC115183984 gene encoding uncharacterized protein LOC115183984; translation: MVEILLSLSLHQVNGLMVEILLSLPLHQVNGLMVEILLSLPLHQVNGLMVEILLSLPLHQVNGLMVEILLSLSLHQVNGLMVEILLSLPLHQVNGLMVEILLSLPLHQVNGLMVEILLSLSLHQVNGLMVEILLSLSLHQVNGLMVEILLSLPLHQVNGLMVEILLSLPLHQVNGLMVEILLSLPLHQVNGLMVEILLSLPLHQVNGLMVEILLSLSLHQVNGLMVEILLSLPLHQVNGLMVEILLSLSLHQVNGLMVEILLSLPLHQVNGLMVEILLSLPLHQVNGLMVEILLSLPLHQVNGLMVEILLSLPLHQVNGLMV